One window from the genome of Pyrobaculum ferrireducens encodes:
- a CDS encoding protein-(glutamine-N5) methyltransferase, which translates to MEEIEEGDICVDVGTGTCIVGMALAAKCRVTLAVDIDLNSCKMCKPPVDVVCSDVANAVRRADVVVFNLPYLPPEEPTDAAVHDTGVVPRFLRWISMVRPRVVVLTFSSLGRADFILDALRAQCAVVRARKIHLFFETIYTVTAVCPKPRQ; encoded by the coding sequence GTGGAGGAGATAGAAGAAGGGGATATCTGCGTCGACGTCGGAACCGGCACTTGTATCGTGGGGATGGCGCTGGCCGCGAAGTGTAGAGTCACACTGGCCGTCGACATAGACCTGAATTCATGTAAAATGTGTAAACCACCTGTCGATGTTGTGTGTAGCGACGTGGCTAACGCTGTGCGGAGGGCAGACGTCGTAGTGTTTAATCTGCCATATCTACCGCCTGAGGAGCCAACTGACGCCGCGGTGCATGACACAGGCGTTGTGCCCCGGTTCTTGAGGTGGATATCGATGGTTAGACCCCGCGTCGTCGTTTTGACATTTAGCTCCCTTGGTAGGGCGGACTTTATACTAGACGCGTTAAGAGCGCAGTGCGCCGTAGTTAGAGCTAGGAAGATTCACCTCTTTTTCGAGACCATATACACAGTTACTGCTGTCTGCCCAAAGCCTCGCCAATGA
- a CDS encoding helix-turn-helix domain-containing protein, whose translation MERVIYGASVGRRRDIILVLHREGPMTLARLRAALGTSASTLLFELSALERLGIVKREESLVSLTELGEKVASIIATAEPLKSLNFLSVIGLRPLVVWLLMSPLLPAAALVLLTGWIFSIVVGSLQNPSLSMIYVLYVGYYLPLSINLPPQISMAVSLLSLSGIILAIYLITNKKMSLYKTAVGVSPLSIYPATHLTLVQLARSLDYVYLITLSQILLFVALLFTATIFATVYSLEVGTTYEAALARSLLAFFVIPALFYLAPLR comes from the coding sequence GTGGAACGCGTTATCTACGGAGCCTCTGTGGGAAGGCGGCGCGACATAATCCTCGTACTGCATAGAGAAGGCCCCATGACACTTGCAAGACTAAGGGCGGCGCTGGGGACGTCGGCATCCACCCTACTATTTGAACTCTCGGCTCTCGAGAGGCTGGGCATCGTGAAGAGGGAGGAGTCTCTGGTGTCTCTCACAGAACTTGGAGAGAAGGTTGCCTCTATCATCGCAACGGCGGAGCCTCTTAAATCGCTTAACTTCCTATCGGTAATAGGCCTGAGGCCGTTGGTTGTGTGGCTACTCATGTCGCCGTTGCTACCGGCGGCCGCCTTAGTTCTTCTAACTGGCTGGATTTTCAGCATTGTAGTAGGGAGTCTTCAAAATCCATCCCTCTCGATGATCTACGTACTGTATGTTGGGTACTACCTTCCACTTTCAATAAATCTACCACCACAAATATCAATGGCCGTCTCTCTACTTTCGTTATCGGGAATAATCCTTGCGATCTATCTCATAACTAATAAGAAGATGTCTCTCTATAAAACAGCGGTGGGGGTATCCCCCCTATCGATTTACCCAGCCACCCACCTAACCCTAGTACAACTCGCCCGCTCTCTCGACTATGTCTACCTCATCACCCTCTCTCAAATCCTGCTATTCGTAGCTCTTCTCTTCACTGCGACCATCTTCGCCACGGTTTACTCCCTTGAAGTTGGCACAACTTATGAAGCCGCTCTGGCCCGCTCCCTCTTGGCATTTTTCGTAATCCCAGCGCTCTTCTACCTCGCTCCACTACGCTAA
- the albA gene encoding DNA-binding protein Alba, producing the protein MATEQTILVGKKPATNYVIATVMAFNAGVKKVVLKARGAAISKAVSTAVMVRDRFLPGKVQIKDVKLLSDKVQGQGGRERTVAAIEVVLEMA; encoded by the coding sequence ATGGCAACAGAACAGACAATACTAGTAGGGAAAAAACCAGCTACAAACTACGTAATTGCAACGGTGATGGCGTTCAACGCCGGTGTTAAGAAAGTGGTGTTGAAGGCTAGAGGTGCAGCTATCTCCAAGGCCGTCTCGACTGCTGTAATGGTGAGGGACAGATTCCTCCCAGGCAAGGTGCAGATAAAAGACGTTAAGTTGCTAAGCGACAAGGTACAGGGCCAGGGCGGCAGGGAGAGAACAGTTGCGG